The genomic stretch AGGGTCACTTTATTTTGCTGGCTTATGGCTTTTTTCCTACTGTCAGCCCTTCTTTATTTGCTCTGCTTTTTTGTTATCGGTGTGTTTGGttgaaccaaatatcatgaaatttcatgatacttcATGATTTACCAGTCTAAGTAGGAGATATTCTTTGCAATATCACTACTGATCTAGTAGTTCATGCTTTTGGTGGGTTGGTATTCGTGGTTGTGACGCACATTGATGGATGGGTTTGTGGTCCTATCAGAAATACTATTCAAGATCTAAGATGTGGGAGCCATAGagtgcttttaaaaaaaaaaataaataaataaaattctgcTCTGCAAATTCACTGGAAAGGATTCTGCAAAATCACTGGTAAGGATTTCATTCTTTTTTGTTTCTATCAACAAAGTAGTAATACCAAGATGAGCATTTGAAGGTGCACTGATTCATTTGTCTAGCAATTTAGTTTTGTAGACTTTTAAGGGTGCACAGATTCATCTGTCAAAAAACAAAAAGAGGTGCACAAATTCATCCATCAAAAATCATATTTGATAAGTAGGACAAAAATGCATAACCAAGGCCTGAAAATTATACATTTACACGCTGCTGAATTTGTTTGTTACACCAACATGGTAACAGTAAACCCAATGTTTTGAAAATAGAATTGGCCTCAAAAGTATTTCAGAGGCGAATCTCTCAAAGATTTTATTAACAATTCAATTTCAGAGGTTTTTGCCCCCCAAAAAAAAGGAAATCTTTCAGAGGCAAAACAATTGAATTGTAAAATCAGGttgtgaaagtttttttttttctacttaatTAAAACATAAAGATCCTTAACAAAGTGAAGCAAGAAGATAAAAATTAAACAGTCTATTAACCACTGAGCTACATGCTTGAATCCCATCTCAAGTTTTTACTTAATTAGAGAAATGATCTGCTGTGAAAGATCAGTGTTTCAATGTCACTACTGTCCCACCTACTCTGATCTATTAGCAGGTGATGGGATTTGGTGGACCCACATCTCATCATCGTTCGATACCGATTGGACTACAATGAGATTTATGCATATTGATCCTTCTGTGTTCCCCCCTGGATCTTTTCTTTATGATATTCATTCACATGTTTTCATAGTTACGAACTATATAAGGCATCTGAAATTCCATTTCATAATCCTGCAGTCCAAGGTGAAAATCAAACTTCATAAAACAGGCCGTCATGAGACTATGATTTATCCATACCACTAGATGACCATCCCAAGTATCCAAACAAACATGTAAAGAGGGAATACTACCATTACTTTCCTGCAGTAGAGTACTTGTTGAGGAAGCTGATGATGAGCTGATTCACCTGGTCTGGAAACTGTTCCTGAGAGAAGTGTGATCCTTCAGGAATGAATGTGATCTCCAAATCTGGGACATTGTCCCTCACCTTTCCACTCTTTATGTAATCCTCAATTCCTGGGAAATTGAGGACAACGTCCTTCTCACCCATGATCAGCAGTGCAGGAACCTGAACTTTGGGGTCTGTTACCCTCAGTTCTTCCTTCAGCGTCCTAATGGAAATCCACAAAATTGTTAGCGCTCCATTGATATAAGTTCGTGAGTGTAATATAGAGAGATTACACTTCCCAACATCATTTATGCTCTATAAGCATGCAACAATTGTACACAGCCCATATATGAGTCATTATTGGCCATATAGTAACTGTATCAATCACTCATGTTACGCAAATGGCATGAGTCAGTCTCATTAAAGAGAAGGGCTGTATTGGCTGATACAGATTGATATGGGCCATATTGGTGCCCATACAACCACattcttcttttgaattttttttttttctctaattttctaattttttttttctatttcttcatTTCGACCATGGAGGAAGCTTATAAACTCATTTTAGACTAGATTTAGGCTTATTTTGggataaggaaaaaaaaacacatgaTTTGAGTGGAAATTGACAATTTGGAGGGGAATGAACCATTTTGGGAAAATGGTAAGTCATCgcactttttcatatttttcgtCTTCTGTTTGTTGAATTTCAATGTAGCAGGCCTAATCCACCAAACCGTGCTTGATTTGTGTTagattagggcctatttggtcgaCTTTCAGCAGGTCAAGCTGACAAACAACATTTTATCAGAGAATGCACTATGAAACCATTGAATATATgttaagaaaaagaagaaagagagaaaaaaccaAAGATGGGTTCTGACATTTcacattttttccaattttcccccaatattttttgaaatttttttgagcagAAAGATTTTAGACAATACAGTCCAATACCACCTTGTATTGTATCGTTTTTTGGCCCAGCCAATACGCGCCTTAACACTGGTAGTTCAACAGCTCATTCCCTAATTATATTGGCAAGGTATATTTGGAAACTTGAAAGTATCTTGTGGTCAGGGTGGAAAGTTTCCAGGAACTTAATGTTTCGATTCGTCCTGAAGTAGCATGAAACAAACGAATTTATAATTTTGGGGCAGAGAAGTAAAAAACTGATAACCTGCGTGTCTGACTTTCACTTCTGTTTGGCCAAAATGCTTGGGAAGTTCAAAGCAAGGTGGTTCTATCAACATATTCAACTAAATGCTGTTTTGAGGTCACTTTCAAATGCAACCAAGATTGATAGAAGAATATAAAAGCACAACTAAGGCTAGCTGCCATAATTTAGTTGCAGTTCATTTTCTGCTTAGGAGTTTGAGAGAACAACCAACCTATATGGCACTTGCAATGGAAAGCGGAATCCGGATTTCTCATATAACGCTGCATATGCTGTCAGATCATCATCTGTGAACCAGGGCGGTAAAGGACTGGATGGATCAACCAGGTCCAGGATCTCCTGATGTTCCCCAGCTATTGGGAGTTGGCTTCGGGAGAAGAGAATGTAAAGCTTACGCACTACAGTCTTGATGTCGAACCGTCCAAAATCAGCTTCGGCTCTTCCAGGCTCCTGTAAAAATAAGCTTATCAGCAATAGATTGACATGGGGGATggattttttaagcttgaaaaagAAGCAAGAGCTTAAATAGCATTCACATTCCCTTCTATTGCTGAATTATTAAGGTGCCTGTCAATGTcaaataaccacttgctctaaaagctcgagccattagaggatggtatatcaatgtatattgagggactttaacactcccccgcaggcaagggtggagggacactcacactaCAAACATGCTGGGCTTGATTTCCCGATCCCTGGGTCGGACTTGATTTTCCTAGTCCCTCATGGGAGATTCCAACACttgaccttccgctctgatatcatgtcaaataaccacttactctaaaagatCGAGCCGTTAGAGGATGATATATCTGTTGGAACGTGCAAACCAGATGCATCCTCCCTGTTATTTGCAGATTCATCCAACAGATGCATCCTCCCTGTTATTTGCAGTCGACCCAAGATCgaaatgtatatcaagggacttgcCCATGTAGCATGGAGAGTCATAACCCTTGTTAATTCTTCATGAAAGGTTGCCATTTTACTTGATTGTAGAAAGGGTACGTTTGAGGGATTATGACCCTTGATTTTAAGAGGGTATAGAAAGTTGAAACCCATGGAATTTTTAACTGCCAAACCGTATAGAAATTCAATTTGTTTCTGTTGGAAGCAATCACTGCATGTGAGTTTACAGGCATCACTTGCCTTAGTTTGGTGAAATTTTCTTAATTGCTGATGTTTTGTGCAGCTTTAATGTCATCTGGCAGATCTCAGATCCAAACAATTAACATAGCTGATCTCATTCAGTATCAATTCCTCTCAAGACACAGCAGGACAAAAGGAAAAGAACATTACCTGCCACCTCGATATGTAGAAACCTTCAGGGAGGAGATCTTGGCGGACTGCGTGTGGACCAGGAATGAGGAATGGCACGCTTAATGTTATGAATCCGAGCAA from Magnolia sinica isolate HGM2019 chromosome 17, MsV1, whole genome shotgun sequence encodes the following:
- the LOC131231133 gene encoding uncharacterized protein LOC131231133, with amino-acid sequence MPIRRMEQIQHKHIDIRGLKHHVAEIGKGSVVVVFLHGFCEIWYTWRHQLIAVADAGFRAIAPDCRGYGLSEQPPEPEKASFMDLVEDLLAMLDLFGIPKVFLVATDFAVLTASLFAILHPERLLGFITLSVPFLIPGPHAVRQDLLPEGFYISRWQEPGRAEADFGRFDIKTVVRKLYILFSRSQLPIAGEHQEILDLVDPSSPLPPWFTDDDLTAYAALYEKSGFRFPLQVPYRTLKEELRVTDPKVQVPALLIMGEKDVVLNFPGIEDYIKSGKVRDNVPDLEITFIPEGSHFSQEQFPDQVNQLIISFLNKYSTAGK